One stretch of Archocentrus centrarchus isolate MPI-CPG fArcCen1 chromosome 5, fArcCen1, whole genome shotgun sequence DNA includes these proteins:
- the LOC115780127 gene encoding zinc finger protein Eos produces MDVDDCNGRSYISGSGDSSLEREFSGALGGPTVSTPNSKENSPSRSLSANSIKVELYSDEDPGRSTEDERGERVEEGGAEQGSETVGSYRELTNPEIMPSGAIRLPNGKLKCDVCGMICIGPNVLMVHKRSHTGERPFQCNQCGASFTQKGNLLRHIKLHSGEKPFKCPFCSYACRRRDALTGHLRTHAVSSPTVGKPYKCSYCGRSYKQQSTLEEHRERCHSYLQSLDSQQPTSAPNSGEEVRELEFIPDPLLQPSSDKMAFIDRLANSITKRKRSTPQKFVGQKHIRLNLADAPYELTASLDKDGDMLHPGDLDALHFTGLGGEYVGVAGNGGGGVSDSLRPLHPSASHPSCLSELRPIHSSTHAPVPLGPRLDCTGAGAGLGAVVVGGREAAEGHEDLPVGRSHAPSPSNGCQDSTDTESMADEPCNSCVPTPTLHSNNGHHLLHSNNHNPAPPPITHHRSRSRHSPSHAKDREVEREDGGHSVLPPPAHAPTPSSPTAPSSTSREAFRVVDGEGRAVRSFRCEHCRVLFLDHVMFTIHMGCHGFRQPFECNICGHRSQDRYEFSSHIVRGEHIFD; encoded by the exons ATGGATGTTGACGACTGCAATGGCCGGTCTTACATATCAG GTAGTGGAGACTCTTCATTGGAAAGAGAGTTTTCTGGAGCTCTTGGAGGTCCAACAGTGAGCACGCCAAACAGCAAAGAAAACTCTCCCAGTCGTTCCCTCAGTG CCAACTCCATTAAAGTGGAGTTGTACAGTGATGAAGACCCAGGTCGCAGTACCGAAGATGAGCGAGGGGAGCGGGTTGAAGAAGGAGGTGCAGAGCAAGGATCTGAGACTGTCGGAAGCTACAGAGAGCTCACCAATCCTGAAATCATGCCAAGTGGAGCCATCAGACTGCCAAATGGAAAGCTCAAGTGTGACGTCTGTGGAATGATCTGCATTGGGCCTAATGTGCTCATGGTGCACAAACGCAGCCATACAG GTGAGCGACCATTTCAGTGTAATCAGTGTGGCGCGTCCTTCACACAAAAGGGAAACCTGCTCCGCCACATCAAGCTGCACTCGGGGGAGAAGCCCTTTAAGTGTCCCTTTTGCAGCTATGCCTGTCGAAGACGAGATGCACTTACTGGCCACCTTCGCACTCATGCAG TGTCTTCTCCAACTGTTGGGAAGCCATATAAGTGCAGCTATTGTGGCCGTAGTTACAAGCAGCAAAGCACCTTGGAGGAGCACCGTGAGCGCTGTCACAGCTACTTGCAGAGCCTAGATTCCCAGCAGCCGACCAGTGCACCAAATTCAG GAGAGGAAGTGAGAGAGCTAGAGTTTATACCAGATCCTCTACTGCAGCCCTCCTCAGACAAGATGGCGTTTATCGATCGGCTCGCCAACAGCATCACCAAACGCAAGAGGTCCACGCCACAAAAATTTGTAG GGCAGAAGCACATACGCCTCAATCTTGCAGATGCACCTTATGAGCTCACTGCTAGTTTGGATAAAGATGGAGACATGCTGCACCCAGGAGACCTTGATGCCCTGCACTTTACTGGTCTGGGAGGAGAATACGTAGGTGTTGCAGGtaatggaggaggaggtgtaTCAGACTCGCTAAGACCCTTACACCCATCTGCCAGTCACCCTTCGTGTTTATCAGAACTCAGGCCAATTCACAGCTCCACCCATGCTCCTGTTCCCCTTGGCCCAAGGTTGGATTGCACAGGGGCAGGAGCTGGGCTGGGAGCTGTGGTTGTAGGGGGCAGGGAGGCAGCAGAGGGTCATGAAGACCTGCCTGTGGGTCGAAGTCACGCACCTTCACCTAGCAATGGTTGCCAGGATTCTACTGACACAGAAAGCATGGCAGATGAGCCGTGCAACAGCTGCGTTCCGACTCCGACTTTGCACAGTAACAACGGCCATCACCTCCTCCACTCTAACAACCATAACCCAGCACCTCCACCCATCACACACCACAGGAGTCggagcagacacagccccagcCATGCCAAAGACCGGGAGGTGGAAAGAGAGGATGGAGGCCATTCAGTTCTCCCACCTCCTGCACATGCTCCGACACCCAGCTCACCTACAGCGCCCTCATCTACCTCCAGGGAAGCTTTTCGGGTTGTAGACGGGGAGGGGCGAGCTGTGCGTTCTTTCCGTTGCGAGCACTGCCGTGTGCTTTTCCTGGACCACGTTATGTTTACAATCCACATGGGTTGCCATGGTTTTCGGCAGCCTTTTGAGTGCAACATCTGTGGCCATCGCAGCCAGGATCGCTATGAATTTTCTTCGCACATTGTCCGTGGAGAGCACATCTTTGACTGA
- the rhebl1 gene encoding ras homolog, mTORC1 binding like 1 yields the protein MPQPKYRKIAVLGYRSVGKSSLTIQFVEGQFVDSYDPTIENTFNKMVSVNGQDFNLQLVDTAGQDEYSIFPQSHSMDIHGYVLVYSVTSMKSFEVVQVLHDKLLDMIGKIQVPTVLVGNKKDLHMERVIKPEEGKKLADSWGAAFMESSAKENETAVEVFKRIILEMEKADGNAPPEEKKCVVM from the exons ATGCCTCAACCGAAATACAGAAAGATCGCCGTTTTAGGTTACCGGTCTGTAG GAAAGTCATCCCTTACTATACAGTTTGTGGAAGGGCAGTTTGTTGACTCCTATGACCCCACCATTGAAAACA CCTTTAACAAAATGGTCAGCGTGAATGGCCAAGACTTCAATCTTCAGCTCGTTGATACAGCTGGACAG GATGAGTACTCAATTTTTCCACAGTCTCACTCAATGGACATCCATGGCTATGTCCTTGTCTATTCAGTGACTTCCATGAAAAG TTTTGAAGTTGTGCAGGTTCTACATGATAAACTTCTAGACATGATTGGGAAGATTCA GGTCCCAACTGTTCTTGTAGGGAACAAAAAAGATCTCCACATGGAAAG gGTTATTAAgccagaggagggaaaaaaacttGCTGATTCCTGGGGTGCTGCATTTATGGAGTCCTCAGCCAAGGAAAATGAG ACTGCTGTGGAGGTTTTCAAGCGGATCATTTTGGAGATGGAGAAAGCTGATGGAAATGCTCCCCCAGAGGAGAAGAAGTGCGTTGTGATGTGA
- the prkag1 gene encoding 5'-AMP-activated protein kinase subunit gamma-1, which produces MECIPVTIDDLEGKKDPVIEDPEHNAYTRFMKSHRCYDLVPTSSKLVVFDTSLQVKKAFFALVSNGVRAAPLWDSKKQCFVGMLTITDFINILHRYYKSPLVQIYELEEHKIETWREVYLQDSFKPLVSISPNASLYDAVSSLLKNKIHRLPVIDPLTGNTLYILTHKRILKFLKLFISEMPKPSFLSQTLEELNIGTFKNIAVVRADTPLYTALGIFVEQRVSALPVVDDKGRVVDIYSKFDVINLAAEKTYNNLDVTVTKALQHRSQYFEGVLTCNRHESLEAIINRLVEAEVHRLVVVDEHEVVKGIVSLSDILQALVLTDGE; this is translated from the exons ATGGAGTGT ATTCCAGTAACCATTGATGATCTTGAGGGCAAAAAGGACCCAGTCATTGAAG ATCCAGAGCACAATGCGTACACCAGGTTTATGAAGTCCCACCGCTGTTATGACCTTGTGCCCACCAGCTCCAAATTAGTTGTGTTTGATACATCACTTCAG GTGAAGAAGGCATTTTTTGCTCTTGTTTCTAATGGAGTGAGAGCTGCGCCTTTATGGGATAGCAAGAAGCAGTGCTTTGTTG GTATGCTAACCATCACAGACTTCATTAATATTCTTCATCGCTATTACAAATCTCCACTG GTTCAGATATATGAGTTGGAAGAGCATAAAATTGAAACATGGAGAG AGGTGTACCTTCAAGACTCTTTCAAGCCCCTGGTTAGCATATCTCCTAATGCAAG TTTGTATGATGCTGTTTCATCGCTGCTGAAGAACAAGATCCACAGATTGCCTGTAATTGACCCTCTGACAGGGAACACGCTCTATATTCTCACACACAAGAGGATTCTCAAGTTCCTGAAGCTTTTT ataTCAGAGATGCCAAAACCCTCATTCTTGAGTCAGACTTTAGAGGAACTGAATATTGGGACCTTCAAGAACATAGCAGTGGTCCGTGCAGACACACCGCTCTACACAGCTCTGGGTATTTTTGTTGAGCAGAGAGTGTCGGCGCTCCCTGTTGTTGATGACAAAG GTCGAGTGGTGGACATATACTCAAAATTTGATGTTATA AATCTGGCAGCAGAGAAGACGTACAACAACCTGGATGTGACGGTGACCAAAGCCTTACAGCACCGCTCTCAGTACTTTGAAGGAGTGCTGACGTGCAACAGGCACGAGTCCCTCGAGGCCATTATCAACAGACTGGTGGAGGCTGAG GTGCACAGGCTGGTGGTAGTGGACGAGCATGAGGTGGTGAAGGGAATCGTCTCCCTTTCAGATATCCTCCAAGCCTTAGTGCTTACTGATGGAGAATAG
- the LOC115780713 gene encoding activin receptor type-1B-like, with protein sequence MADLRMSLAVVVVHTVLYTTCQALWCNCTTPRCQKTGFQCETDGACRASTFFSNGKQQHSRDCITQENLVPPGKPIYCLSVEGFVYTQCCYSDYCNSIDLRVPPEIGGGYGPGGTWRLAELVAVIAGPLFLLCLLLLVGMFMYHYHRRGYNHRQRLEVEDPSCDHLYLAKDRSLEDLFCNLSTSGSGSGLPLFVQRTVARTIVLQEIIGKGRFGEVWRGRWRGGDVAVKIFSSREERSWFREAEIYQTIMLRHENILGFIAADNKDNGTWTQLWLVSDYHEYGSLFDYLNRYSVTTEETIKLALSAANGLAHLHMEILGTQGKPGIAHRDLKSKNILVKKNCTCAIADLGLAVRHDSATDTIDIAPNQRVGTNRYMAPEVLDETINMRHFESFKCADIYALGLVYWEIARRCSSGGIHQEYQLPYYDLVPSDPSIEEMRKVVCDQKLRPNIPNWWQNYEALRVMGKIMRECWYANGAARLTALRIKKTLSQLSIQEDIKI encoded by the exons CACTCCTCGGTGTCAGAAGACTGGCTTCCAGTGTGAGACCGATGGGGCCTGCAGGGCTTCCACCTTCTTCAGCAatggaaaacagcagcacagccgCGACTGTATCACACAGGAAAATCTCGTGCCCCCTGGAAAACCAATCTACTGCCTTAGTGTAGAAGGCTTTGTATACACCCAGTGCTGCTACAGTGACTACTGTAACAGCATTGACCTGAGAGTACCTCCTG AAATCGGGGGAGGCTACGGCCCTGGTGGGACGTGGAGGCTAGCGGAACTAGTTGCTGTGATCGCAGGGCCGTTGTTCCTGctgtgtctgctgctgttggtgggCATGTTCATGTATCATTATCACCGGAGGGGCTACAACCACAGGCAAAGGCTGGAGGTGGAGGATCCATCCTGTGACCACCTCTACCTGGCCAAAGACAGATCTCTGGAGGACCTCTTTTGCAATCTGTCCACATCTGGTTCAGGCTCTG GTCTCCCCCTCTTTGTCCAGCGGACTGTAGCCAGAACAATTGTCCTGCAGGAGATCATTGGTAAGGGGCGCTTCGGGGAAGTGTGGCGAGGACGTTGGAGGGGCGGCGACGTGGCAGTGAAGATATTCTCATCCAGAGAAGAGCGTTCTTGGTTCCGTGAGGCTGAAATCTACCAGACAATCATGCTCCGCCATGAAAATATCCTGGGATTTATAGCTGCTGATAACAAAG ACAATGGGACATGGACTCAGCTGTGGTTGGTATCAGATTACCATGAGTACGGCTCTCTGTTTGACTACCTGAACCGTTATTCTGTCACCACCGAGGAAACGATCAAACTGGCACTGTCAGCTGCAAATGGCCTCGCACATCTGCATATGGAGATTCTTGGAACGCAAG GAAAACCAGGCATTGCCCACAGAGACCTGAAGTCCAAGAATATCCTGGTGAAGAAGAACTGCACCTGTGCCATTGCTGACCTGGGCTTGGCTGTCCGTCATGACTCTGCCACAGATACGATCGACATTGCCCCCAATCAGAGAGTGGGAACCAACAG GTACATGGCCCCAGAGGTTCTCGACGAGACCATCAACATGAGACACTTTGAATCATTCAAATGTGCTGATATCTACGCTTTAGGCCTGGTCTACTGGGAAATTGCACGCCGCTGTAGCAGTGGAG GTATCCATCAAGAATACCAGCTGCCCTACTATGACCTGGTACCATCTGACCCATCCATAGAAGAGATGAGAAAGGTGGTGTGTGACCAAAAGCTTCGACCCAATATTCCAAATTGGTGGCAGAATTACGAG GCCTTACGGGTCATGGGTAAAATCATGAGGGAGTGTTGGTATGCCAACGGAGCTGCACGCTTGACGGCCCTGCGCATTAAAAAGACGCTGTCCCAGCTCAGCATTCAGGAGGACATTAAAATCTGA